A section of the Streptomyces sp. SLBN-118 genome encodes:
- a CDS encoding ABC-F family ATP-binding cassette domain-containing protein has product MITASGIELRAGARVLIESASFRIAKGDRIGLVGRNGAGKTTLTKCLAGEGIPAAGTIARSGEVGYLPQDPRTGDLDILATDRILSARDLDSVLKKMRENEDRMANGKGATREKAMKKYERLETEFLTKGGYAAEAEAATIAAALGLPDRVLGQPLHTLSGGQRRRVELARILFSDADTLLLDEPTNHLDADSIVWLRDYLKTYRGGFIVISHDVDLVETVVNKVFYLDANRSTIDIYNMGWKLYQQQREADEKRRKRERQNAEKKAAALNSQADKMRAKATKTVAAQNMAKRAERLLAGLDEVRVSDKVAKLRFPEPAPCGRTPLTAEGLSKSYGSLEIFTDVDLAIDKGSRVVILGLNGAGKTTLLRLLAGVETPDTGAVTPGHGLKLGYYAQEHETLDPERTVLENMRSSAPDLDLVQVRKTLGSFLFSGDDVDKPAGVLSGGEKTRLALATLVVSSANVLLLDEPTNNLDPASREEILGALRTYKGAVILVTHDEGAVEALEPERIILLPDGVEDLWGADYADLVALA; this is encoded by the coding sequence GTGATCACCGCTTCCGGCATCGAGCTGCGCGCCGGCGCACGCGTTCTCATCGAGTCCGCTTCCTTCCGTATCGCCAAAGGCGACCGCATCGGCCTGGTCGGCCGCAACGGAGCGGGCAAGACCACCCTCACCAAGTGCCTCGCGGGCGAAGGCATCCCCGCGGCCGGCACCATCGCCCGCTCCGGCGAGGTCGGCTATCTCCCGCAGGACCCACGCACCGGTGACCTCGACATCCTCGCCACCGATCGGATCCTCTCGGCCCGTGACCTCGACTCCGTGCTGAAGAAGATGCGCGAGAACGAGGACCGGATGGCGAACGGCAAGGGCGCCACCCGCGAGAAGGCGATGAAGAAGTACGAGCGCCTGGAGACGGAGTTCCTCACCAAGGGCGGTTACGCCGCCGAGGCCGAGGCGGCCACCATCGCCGCCGCGCTCGGCCTGCCCGACCGGGTCCTCGGCCAACCGCTGCATACGCTCTCCGGCGGTCAGCGCCGCCGGGTCGAGCTCGCGCGCATCCTTTTCTCGGACGCCGACACCCTGCTCCTCGACGAGCCGACCAACCACCTCGACGCCGACTCGATCGTCTGGCTGCGCGACTACCTCAAGACCTACCGCGGCGGCTTCATCGTCATCTCCCACGATGTCGATCTCGTCGAGACGGTCGTCAACAAGGTCTTCTACCTCGACGCCAACCGCTCCACGATCGACATCTACAACATGGGCTGGAAGCTCTACCAGCAGCAGCGCGAAGCGGACGAGAAGCGTCGCAAGCGCGAGCGGCAGAACGCCGAGAAGAAAGCGGCGGCCCTCAACTCCCAGGCCGACAAAATGCGCGCCAAGGCCACCAAGACCGTGGCCGCGCAGAACATGGCCAAGCGGGCCGAGCGGCTGCTCGCGGGGCTCGACGAGGTCCGCGTGTCCGACAAGGTCGCCAAGCTGCGCTTCCCGGAGCCCGCGCCCTGCGGCAGGACGCCGCTGACCGCCGAGGGTCTGTCCAAGTCGTACGGCTCCCTCGAAATCTTCACCGATGTGGACCTCGCGATCGACAAGGGCTCCCGGGTCGTCATCCTCGGTCTCAACGGCGCGGGCAAGACGACGCTGCTGCGCCTGCTCGCGGGCGTGGAGACTCCGGACACCGGAGCGGTCACCCCCGGCCACGGCCTCAAGCTCGGCTACTACGCCCAGGAGCACGAGACGCTGGACCCGGAGCGCACGGTTCTGGAGAACATGCGCTCGTCCGCGCCGGACCTCGATCTTGTCCAGGTGCGCAAGACACTGGGCTCGTTCCTGTTCTCCGGCGACGACGTCGACAAGCCGGCCGGGGTGCTCTCCGGCGGTGAGAAGACCCGCCTCGCGCTGGCCACCCTGGTTGTCTCGTCGGCGAACGTCCTGCTCCTGGACGAGCCGACCAACAACCTCGACCCGGCCAGCCGCGAGGAGATCCTCGGCGCACTGCGCACCTACAAGGGCGCGGTCATCCTCGTCACACACGACGAGGGAGCGGTCGAGGCGCTGGAACCCGAGCGCATCATCCTGCTGCCGGACGGCGTCGAGGACCTGTGGGGCGCGGACTACGCGGACCTGGTGGCGCTGGCCTGA
- a CDS encoding VOC family protein: MTQSPSICPTLRYTDAKAAIKQLIEAFGFAEHAVYEDEAGAVVHAELTFGNGMVMLGSKGTGSEFDKVMEGGGPTGVFVHVDDVDAHHSRAVEHGADIVMPPTDQDYGARDYMARDIEGNVWSFGTYAPGAES; encoded by the coding sequence ATGACTCAGTCACCCAGCATCTGTCCGACGCTGAGGTACACGGACGCGAAGGCCGCGATCAAACAGCTCATCGAGGCCTTCGGCTTCGCCGAGCACGCGGTGTACGAGGACGAGGCGGGCGCCGTGGTGCACGCCGAACTGACCTTCGGCAACGGCATGGTGATGCTGGGCAGCAAGGGCACCGGCAGCGAGTTCGACAAGGTGATGGAGGGCGGCGGGCCGACGGGGGTGTTCGTCCATGTCGACGACGTCGACGCGCACCACAGCAGGGCAGTGGAGCACGGCGCGGACATCGTGATGCCGCCGACCGACCAGGACTACGGGGCGCGGGACTACATGGCGCGGGACATCGAGGGCAATGTGTGGAGCTTCGGGACGTACGCGCCGGGGGCGGAGTCCTAG
- a CDS encoding alpha/beta hydrolase has product MRPVTATAAAVTTLIGVGAAVIAAGRYASDAALKATPGRPLPGDPRLTVHSTAAGHVALTRSLATQRPGRYGIEGEDVHAVIGAVLDSVPRRADTVVRRLERVSHGSLEPGTKVRLTPRVYDGDPSGALGLDHRDVDIPGELGTLPAWFVPGPRETWVITVHGLGATREHPLNLLPFLHTLRFPVLNLSYRGDPGAPQPPDGLGHLGDSEWRDLDAAIRYAVNQGAERVIVHGWSTGASMALHAAANSALRDRIRGLVLDSPVLDWEATLRSLVAARGTPAPLLPLAVKAAQGRTGLHGDRLLEAADPGAMRVPTLIFHGPGDTLASWQLSRELAARRPELVSLHTVRDAPHAAMWNADPDRYEEALRRFLTPLM; this is encoded by the coding sequence GTGCGCCCGGTTACCGCGACGGCAGCAGCCGTCACCACACTCATCGGTGTCGGCGCGGCCGTGATAGCGGCCGGCCGCTACGCGAGCGACGCCGCGCTCAAGGCGACGCCGGGACGCCCGCTGCCCGGCGACCCGCGGCTCACCGTGCACTCCACAGCCGCCGGCCATGTGGCGCTCACCCGCAGCCTCGCCACCCAGCGCCCCGGCCGGTACGGAATCGAGGGTGAGGACGTCCATGCCGTCATCGGCGCGGTACTCGACTCGGTGCCGCGTCGCGCCGACACCGTCGTGCGCCGGCTGGAGCGGGTCAGCCACGGCAGCCTGGAGCCCGGCACCAAGGTCCGGCTCACCCCGCGGGTGTATGACGGCGATCCTTCCGGCGCGCTCGGGCTCGACCACAGGGATGTGGACATACCGGGCGAACTCGGCACGCTGCCCGCCTGGTTCGTGCCGGGTCCTCGTGAGACCTGGGTCATCACCGTGCACGGTCTGGGCGCAACCCGGGAACATCCCCTGAACCTCCTGCCGTTCCTGCACACCCTGCGTTTCCCGGTGCTCAACCTCAGCTACCGCGGAGACCCCGGAGCACCCCAGCCGCCCGACGGGCTCGGGCACCTCGGCGACTCCGAGTGGCGCGACCTGGACGCGGCCATCCGCTACGCCGTGAACCAGGGCGCCGAGCGCGTCATCGTGCACGGCTGGTCCACCGGCGCCTCGATGGCCCTGCATGCCGCCGCCAACTCAGCCCTGCGCGACCGGATCAGGGGCCTCGTCCTGGACTCCCCGGTCCTCGACTGGGAAGCCACCCTGCGCAGCCTGGTCGCCGCACGCGGCACACCCGCGCCCCTGCTGCCACTCGCCGTCAAGGCGGCCCAGGGCAGGACGGGACTGCACGGCGACCGGCTGCTCGAAGCCGCCGATCCTGGGGCCATGCGCGTGCCGACCCTGATCTTCCACGGCCCCGGCGACACGCTCGCCTCCTGGCAGCTCTCCCGCGAACTCGCCGCGCGCCGCCCCGAACTGGTCAGCCTTCACACCGTCCGGGACGCCCCGCACGCCGCCATGTGGAACGCCGATCCGGACCGCTACGAAGAAGCCCTCCGCCGGTTCCTCACCCCCTTGATGTAG
- a CDS encoding class II aldolase/adducin family protein — protein MTDEVRQDAIERAWQDLVATARRTAAEGLVVGTSGNVSVRVGSLVLVTPSGVPYDRLTPQDAVAVDLDGNQVLGTLAPTSELPLHLELYRNTSAGAVVHTHAVHATAVSTLVPELPPIHYMAGAMGGTVRVAAYALYGTGELARNMLSALRERTACLLQNHGTVAYADSLDQAYDRTAQLEWMCRLWLTAASVPGHAPTLLTSSQLREASEKLQSYGQPG, from the coding sequence ATGACCGATGAAGTGCGGCAGGACGCGATCGAGCGGGCGTGGCAGGACCTCGTGGCCACGGCCCGCCGGACGGCCGCGGAGGGTCTCGTGGTGGGCACGTCGGGCAATGTCTCGGTACGGGTCGGCTCCCTCGTCCTGGTCACCCCGAGCGGAGTCCCGTACGACCGGCTCACCCCGCAGGACGCCGTCGCCGTCGACCTCGACGGCAACCAGGTCCTCGGCACCCTCGCCCCCACCAGCGAGCTGCCCCTGCACCTGGAGCTCTACCGCAACACCTCCGCGGGCGCCGTGGTCCACACCCACGCCGTACACGCCACCGCCGTCTCCACCCTCGTCCCCGAACTCCCGCCGATCCACTACATGGCGGGGGCCATGGGCGGTACCGTGCGCGTCGCGGCGTACGCCCTGTACGGAACCGGGGAACTGGCCCGGAACATGCTCAGCGCCCTGCGCGAACGCACCGCCTGCCTCCTGCAGAACCACGGAACCGTCGCCTACGCGGACTCCCTCGATCAGGCCTACGACCGGACGGCCCAGCTGGAGTGGATGTGCCGCCTCTGGCTGACCGCCGCGTCCGTGCCCGGACACGCGCCCACCCTCCTGACGAGCTCACAGCTGCGCGAGGCGTCGGAGAAGCTCCAGAGTTACGGGCAGCCCGGCTAG
- a CDS encoding inorganic phosphate transporter codes for MEHITLLLAIVIVTALVFDFTNGFHDTANAMATTISTGALKPKTAVAMSAVLNLAGAFLSVEVAKTISSGIVTESGITPEVIFAALVGAILWNLVTWLIGLPSSSSHALMGGLIGATVASVGIGGVNGGTVVTKVLIPAIAAPLVAGIAAFLASRLTYKIGKNADEKATAKGYRAGQVASAGLVSLAHGTNDAQKTMGIITLALIAGGVLSPGSNPPMWVILSAGLAIAMGTYLGGWRIIRTMGKGLTDLQPQQGFAAQTSAASVILASSNLGFSLSTTHSCSGAVMGAGLGRKGGVVRWSTATRMFVAWGLTLPAAALVAAGSEFVTKQGDWGVAVVAAFLIGACAAIWFVSRRQVVDHTNVNDTDAEPAGVVTAAIAAVAPPPAGTPAQDMKTTIPAPAPASGSEPTRPATV; via the coding sequence ATGGAACACATCACGCTGCTGCTAGCGATCGTGATCGTGACAGCTCTCGTGTTCGATTTCACAAACGGTTTCCACGACACCGCCAACGCGATGGCGACGACCATCTCGACCGGCGCCCTGAAGCCCAAGACGGCGGTGGCCATGTCCGCCGTGCTCAATCTTGCCGGTGCGTTCCTGTCCGTCGAGGTCGCCAAGACGATCTCCAGCGGCATCGTCACCGAGTCCGGCATCACCCCGGAAGTCATCTTCGCGGCGCTCGTCGGCGCCATCCTCTGGAACCTGGTGACCTGGCTGATAGGTCTGCCGTCCAGTTCCTCGCACGCCCTGATGGGCGGACTCATCGGCGCCACGGTCGCCTCGGTCGGCATCGGCGGCGTCAACGGCGGCACCGTCGTCACCAAGGTCCTGATCCCCGCGATCGCCGCTCCCCTGGTGGCCGGCATCGCCGCCTTCCTGGCTTCCCGGCTCACGTACAAGATCGGCAAGAACGCCGACGAGAAGGCCACCGCGAAGGGCTACCGCGCCGGCCAGGTCGCCTCGGCCGGCCTTGTCTCCCTCGCCCACGGCACCAACGACGCCCAGAAGACGATGGGCATCATCACGCTGGCGCTCATCGCCGGCGGAGTGCTCTCGCCCGGCTCCAACCCTCCGATGTGGGTCATCCTCTCCGCCGGTCTCGCGATCGCGATGGGCACCTACCTCGGCGGCTGGCGCATCATCCGCACCATGGGCAAGGGCCTGACCGACCTTCAGCCGCAGCAGGGCTTCGCCGCCCAGACAAGTGCGGCCAGCGTCATCCTCGCCTCCTCCAACCTCGGCTTCTCGCTGTCGACGACGCACTCGTGCTCCGGCGCCGTGATGGGCGCGGGCCTGGGCCGCAAGGGCGGCGTGGTCCGCTGGTCCACCGCCACCCGGATGTTCGTCGCCTGGGGCCTGACGCTGCCCGCCGCCGCTCTGGTCGCCGCGGGCTCGGAGTTCGTGACCAAGCAGGGCGACTGGGGTGTCGCGGTCGTCGCGGCCTTCCTGATCGGCGCCTGCGCCGCGATCTGGTTCGTCTCCCGCCGCCAGGTGGTCGACCACACCAACGTCAATGACACGGACGCCGAACCCGCGGGCGTCGTGACCGCGGCCATCGCGGCCGTCGCCCCGCCGCCGGCGGGCACGCCCGCGCAGGACATGAAGACGACCATCCCGGCTCCGGCCCCCGCCTCCGGCTCCGAGCCGACGCGTCCGGCCACGGTGTAA